The following are from one region of the Abiotrophia defectiva ATCC 49176 genome:
- the araD gene encoding L-ribulose-5-phosphate 4-epimerase AraD yields MNREEIIAKMKERVFNANLQLPEWGLVQLTWGNASEVNRDLGVIVIKPSGVDYKQMTPDQMVVTDLDGKPLDADGYRPSSDLPTHVVLYKAFPGVNAVVHTHSKYAVCWAQAGRDLPCYGTTHADTFYGPVPLTRHLTETEVAEAYEVNTGVVIADTFKERNLDPLAVPGVLVQGHGPFTWGPTIQKAIENSLVLDEVCHIALETEAINPDIQPLPQYVLDKHYFRKHGANAYYGQK; encoded by the coding sequence ATGAATCGTGAAGAAATCATTGCCAAAATGAAAGAACGCGTCTTCAATGCCAACTTACAATTACCTGAATGGGGTTTGGTCCAATTAACTTGGGGTAATGCCTCGGAAGTTAACCGCGACTTAGGCGTCATCGTCATCAAGCCAAGTGGTGTGGACTACAAGCAGATGACACCTGACCAAATGGTGGTGACCGACTTAGACGGTAAGCCACTGGATGCTGATGGCTATCGTCCATCGTCTGACCTGCCAACCCATGTGGTGCTTTATAAGGCCTTTCCTGGCGTCAATGCCGTGGTTCATACCCACAGCAAGTATGCCGTTTGTTGGGCTCAAGCAGGGCGTGATTTGCCTTGCTACGGGACCACACATGCCGATACCTTCTATGGGCCAGTGCCCTTAACCCGTCATTTGACTGAGACAGAAGTGGCGGAAGCCTACGAAGTCAATACTGGGGTGGTCATCGCGGATACCTTCAAGGAACGCAACTTGGATCCATTGGCAGTACCAGGTGTCTTGGTTCAAGGACATGGACCTTTCACTTGGGGGCCAACGATTCAAAAGGCCATCGAGAACAGCTTGGTATTGGATGAAGTCTGCCATATTGCCCTGGAAACAGAAGCCATTAACCCAGATATTCAACCTCTACCACAATATGTGCTGGACAAACACTATTTCCGTAAACACGGGGCCAATGCCTACTACGGACAAAAATAA
- a CDS encoding ATP-binding cassette domain-containing protein encodes MRQYHLPAQNIEIKDRVLFKSPPLVINEGDVIGIIGKNGSGKSTLLASIAKICEKQGLTSVLSTFSNLADIGKSGGETVMDKMVSTLKETNCLYLLDEPTTYLDVNNIANLIALIERNHGTFCIVSHDRDLLRRICNKIWAIENGQLTEYEGNYDQYQDQLLIRQQEYQADLKKYHQETKRLKQTIQAQYEEQERKSKKPRKLSPSEYRITGMKTKLAVKNKKSHKARLQLVDRLQAMDKPEPVTEQYDVSFLTYSQKNINRTLYIPPKRCSVQGKVLWDLPALTLMSGQKLAITGNNGTGKTSYLNYVNSIIPSHYRKGYFQQQNSDSQEDDRTLYQMVRDVSSLSQHELRTVMAVLNFKTHNIETRVNQLSSGERAKCHLLCLLIQDLDVLLVDEATNFLDIKALEALEHILKKFPGILLFVSHDTTFVSALATSELSLDHQVLSSSRSDSCEHDTRNKKSGRKDELTILEFRISSLLSQLSVNPSAELEEEYQKLLVERNKLSKLR; translated from the coding sequence ATGAGACAGTACCATTTACCTGCACAAAATATTGAAATTAAAGATCGTGTCTTATTTAAGTCGCCACCTTTAGTAATAAATGAAGGAGATGTTATAGGCATCATCGGTAAAAATGGTAGTGGGAAATCCACTTTATTAGCCTCTATAGCTAAAATATGCGAAAAACAAGGTCTAACAAGTGTTCTATCTACTTTCTCCAATTTAGCTGATATAGGTAAAAGTGGTGGTGAGACCGTCATGGATAAAATGGTGTCTACTTTGAAAGAAACGAATTGCCTTTATCTATTGGATGAGCCTACTACCTATCTTGACGTAAACAATATAGCTAATTTGATTGCCCTGATAGAAAGAAACCATGGAACTTTTTGCATTGTAAGTCATGACCGTGATTTGTTACGTCGTATCTGTAATAAGATATGGGCGATTGAGAATGGGCAGCTTACTGAATATGAAGGTAATTACGATCAATATCAAGATCAGCTCCTGATTAGGCAACAAGAATATCAGGCCGACCTTAAGAAATATCATCAAGAGACTAAACGTCTCAAACAGACCATTCAAGCCCAGTATGAAGAGCAAGAACGCAAAAGTAAGAAGCCTAGAAAGCTTAGTCCATCAGAATATCGAATCACAGGTATGAAAACAAAACTGGCAGTAAAAAATAAGAAAAGTCATAAGGCACGTTTACAATTAGTAGATAGATTGCAAGCAATGGATAAGCCAGAGCCTGTTACCGAGCAGTATGATGTCTCTTTCTTAACTTATTCGCAAAAGAATATCAATCGAACGCTTTATATCCCGCCAAAAAGATGTAGCGTTCAAGGAAAAGTACTTTGGGATTTACCTGCGCTTACCTTGATGAGTGGGCAAAAACTTGCTATTACAGGGAATAATGGAACTGGGAAGACTAGCTATCTTAATTATGTTAATTCAATTATCCCTAGCCACTATCGAAAGGGCTACTTTCAACAGCAGAACTCAGATAGTCAAGAGGATGATCGTACACTCTACCAAATGGTTCGTGATGTGTCCTCTTTAAGCCAGCATGAATTGCGTACTGTGATGGCAGTGTTAAATTTTAAAACGCATAATATTGAGACTAGGGTGAATCAGCTTAGTAGTGGAGAGAGAGCTAAGTGTCACTTACTCTGCTTACTGATTCAAGATTTAGATGTTCTACTTGTCGATGAAGCAACAAACTTTTTAGATATAAAGGCGCTTGAAGCATTAGAACACATACTTAAGAAGTTTCCAGGCATCTTACTATTTGTAAGTCATGATACGACTTTTGTGTCAGCCCTTGCTACTTCTGAGCTAAGTTTAGATCATCAGGTATTATCAAGTAGTCGCAGCGATAGTTGTGAACACGATACAAGAAATAAGAAAAGTGGTCGTAAAGATGAGCTTACAATACTAGAATTCAGAATTAGTTCGCTATTGAGTCAGTTATCAGTCAATCCAAGTGCAGAGTTAGAAGAAGAATATCAAAAGCTGTTAGTTGAGAGAAATAAGTTAAGTAAGCTAAGATAG
- a CDS encoding HIT family protein has protein sequence MTDCIFCKIIEGQIPSAKVYEDEDVYAFLDITQVTPGHTLVIPKTHVANIFEYDEDLATKVMTKLPKISRAVRRAFPDMLGLNILNNNGHAAGQTVFHSHIHLIPRYQGDGDGFGWSFADNSKSYTVEEFSARAAAIASALAQEEEA, from the coding sequence ATGACAGATTGTATTTTTTGCAAGATAATTGAAGGCCAGATTCCAAGTGCCAAGGTCTATGAAGATGAGGATGTCTACGCCTTTTTAGATATTACCCAGGTGACACCAGGCCATACTCTGGTGATTCCTAAAACCCATGTGGCTAATATTTTTGAATATGATGAGGACTTGGCGACTAAGGTCATGACCAAATTGCCTAAGATTAGCCGGGCAGTACGCCGTGCCTTTCCTGATATGTTGGGGCTTAATATCCTCAATAACAATGGTCATGCGGCCGGCCAGACGGTTTTTCACTCCCATATTCACTTAATTCCCCGCTATCAAGGGGATGGCGATGGCTTTGGCTGGTCCTTCGCTGACAACAGCAAGTCTTACACAGTAGAAGAATTTAGCGCTCGGGCGGCTGCTATTGCCAGCGCCTTAGCTCAAGAGGAGGAAGCATAA
- a CDS encoding YtxH domain-containing protein: protein MGKFTRGFVLGALAAGAWTLLNVKQDGATTRRQLKSYVNDFCQDSQQLGQDTCRIRRALHDVTDKGLPLLQSTVGEVQTLFRRFQEANGPRIRRTQEKVEKLNSDLEEAQENVNKS, encoded by the coding sequence ATGGGTAAATTTACACGCGGGTTCGTCTTAGGCGCCTTGGCGGCTGGGGCTTGGACACTACTTAATGTCAAACAAGATGGGGCGACTACTCGCCGCCAGCTTAAGTCTTATGTCAATGATTTCTGTCAGGATAGCCAACAATTGGGGCAAGATACTTGCCGTATTCGCCGGGCCTTGCACGACGTCACTGACAAGGGCTTGCCGCTCTTACAGTCAACGGTAGGGGAAGTACAGACTCTCTTCCGTCGTTTTCAGGAAGCCAATGGGCCACGCATCCGTCGCACCCAGGAAAAAGTTGAAAAACTCAACTCGGATTTAGAAGAAGCCCAGGAAAATGTGAATAAATCATAA
- a CDS encoding peptidylprolyl isomerase: MKRTTLNRMMAFASVLVLSGAVANTASVVYAQDNVATVGDQTITKEDLYNQMKKDAGLVTLRSMILQKVLEMNAPNAADIKKKAEEEVAKQIEKVGGEEKFQELLTYQKLGSVEDFKNQIYIRNLFNEVVSKQIDQSDAAIEDYYNNTYQPKMEAQHILVDTEEEAKDIISKLDAGENFDELAKTYSKDGSAQQGGLLSPFTSGQMVKEFEDGVKGQANGEYTKTPVKSKFGYHIIKTINNGEKKPLADIKDDVKKEYLDSKIKDQKFSYKIIGKLIEAAKVQIDDADLKDAVKELVDLANQPDDVSSSSSEASSESSSESSSN; the protein is encoded by the coding sequence ATGAAAAGAACAACACTTAACCGTATGATGGCTTTTGCCTCTGTCTTAGTTTTATCAGGTGCAGTTGCCAATACTGCCAGCGTGGTTTACGCGCAAGACAACGTTGCCACTGTAGGTGACCAAACCATCACCAAGGAAGATCTCTACAACCAAATGAAAAAAGACGCTGGTTTAGTAACCTTGCGTTCTATGATCTTGCAAAAGGTATTGGAAATGAACGCGCCTAACGCTGCAGACATCAAGAAGAAAGCAGAAGAAGAAGTCGCTAAGCAAATCGAAAAAGTTGGTGGCGAAGAGAAGTTCCAAGAACTCTTAACCTACCAAAAATTAGGTTCAGTTGAAGACTTCAAGAACCAAATTTACATCCGTAACCTCTTCAACGAAGTGGTTTCTAAGCAAATCGACCAATCCGATGCAGCTATCGAAGACTACTACAACAACACTTACCAACCTAAGATGGAAGCTCAACACATCTTGGTTGACACTGAAGAAGAAGCAAAAGACATCATCTCTAAATTAGATGCTGGCGAAAACTTCGACGAATTAGCTAAGACCTACTCTAAAGACGGGTCTGCCCAACAAGGGGGTCTCTTATCACCCTTTACTTCAGGTCAAATGGTTAAGGAATTTGAAGATGGGGTTAAGGGTCAAGCTAATGGCGAATACACCAAGACACCAGTTAAAAGTAAGTTCGGTTACCACATCATCAAGACCATCAACAATGGTGAGAAGAAGCCATTGGCAGATATCAAAGACGATGTGAAAAAAGAATACTTAGACAGCAAGATTAAAGATCAAAAATTTTCTTACAAGATTATTGGTAAATTAATCGAAGCGGCTAAGGTTCAAATTGACGACGCTGACTTAAAAGACGCGGTTAAGGAACTAGTAGACTTAGCTAACCAACCAGATGATGTATCATCAAGCAGTTCTGAAGCTTCAAGCGAATCTTCCAGCGAGTCTTCAAGCAACTAA
- a CDS encoding Gx transporter family protein: protein MQRHGHRMLVYLSLLVAQGVVISIFERMLPSPFVFAPGAKLGLANIVTLLALFTLTPRQSFQVVSLRLLVTLLVGGTFSMFFYSLVGSYLSFGAMLLVKQLGPKRVSVVGLSILGGMLFNVGQLSVAAWFARSWTLFNYLPWLSLGGCLAGLAVGVLGYYLLENNHTLQYYQQVSQKETWF, encoded by the coding sequence ATGCAGCGCCATGGCCATCGAATGTTGGTCTATCTCTCGCTTCTGGTCGCCCAAGGGGTGGTCATTAGCATATTTGAACGTATGTTGCCGTCGCCTTTTGTCTTTGCGCCGGGAGCCAAACTAGGTTTGGCTAATATTGTCACGCTCTTGGCCCTTTTCACCTTGACGCCACGCCAGAGTTTTCAGGTGGTTAGCCTGCGTTTACTGGTCACTCTCCTGGTAGGGGGGACCTTCTCCATGTTCTTCTATTCCTTGGTGGGTTCCTACCTGTCCTTCGGGGCCATGCTCTTAGTCAAGCAGCTGGGGCCTAAGCGGGTTTCGGTCGTTGGACTCTCCATACTGGGAGGCATGCTCTTCAATGTGGGCCAACTGTCGGTAGCCGCCTGGTTCGCCCGATCTTGGACCCTCTTCAACTATCTGCCTTGGCTCAGTCTAGGGGGCTGCCTGGCCGGGCTAGCGGTCGGGGTCTTGGGCTACTATCTCTTGGAAAACAACCACACCTTACAATACTACCAGCAGGTCAGCCAGAAGGAGACCTGGTTTTAG
- the comGA gene encoding competence type IV pilus ATPase ComGA, with protein MSLAIEEQAHDLIVKAVSQGVSDIHLMPKPDHYVLYFRLNGLLHEEGRQDLDWGKRLINYFKYRADMDVGEKRKPQSGASHLELDGQAVELRFSTIGDVHLRESLVIRVIQSQARQGGPLLTYFPKDLDILRRLIRRKSGLILFSGPVGSGKTTTIYHLLRERLEEEFIQVITMEDPVEIFEPRFLQTQINEAAGISYDVMIKASLRHHPDVLMIGEIRDEETARMVIRGALTGHLMIATVHAKDSLGVMARLAELSISQAQLTQTLIGIVSQRLIPRYCSLCQTSCQLACQHHPVGAKRLALLEILSGQALRQHLTQELAEPAYQTLNDKLRKAWSYGFIDAKAYLQFEVV; from the coding sequence ATGTCCTTAGCAATTGAAGAACAAGCCCATGATCTCATTGTTAAAGCCGTCTCCCAAGGTGTATCCGACATCCACCTGATGCCCAAGCCTGACCACTATGTCCTTTACTTTCGTCTCAATGGCCTCTTGCATGAAGAGGGCCGTCAGGACCTAGACTGGGGCAAGAGACTCATTAATTACTTCAAGTATCGGGCGGATATGGACGTAGGAGAGAAGCGCAAGCCCCAGTCGGGCGCAAGTCATCTAGAACTAGATGGACAGGCTGTGGAATTGCGTTTTTCGACCATTGGGGATGTCCACCTGCGAGAGTCTCTGGTCATTCGGGTCATCCAGTCGCAAGCGCGTCAAGGCGGGCCCTTGCTGACTTATTTTCCCAAGGACCTAGACATTCTGCGGCGCTTAATCCGACGCAAGTCGGGCCTCATCCTCTTCTCGGGGCCAGTCGGTTCGGGCAAGACTACCACCATCTATCACCTGCTTAGAGAACGACTGGAAGAGGAGTTCATCCAGGTGATTACCATGGAAGATCCGGTGGAAATCTTCGAGCCCCGTTTCCTACAGACCCAGATAAATGAAGCGGCTGGTATCTCTTATGATGTCATGATTAAGGCTAGCCTGCGTCATCATCCGGATGTCTTAATGATTGGCGAAATCCGGGACGAAGAGACGGCCCGCATGGTCATCCGGGGTGCCTTGACCGGGCACTTGATGATTGCGACCGTCCATGCCAAGGATAGCTTGGGCGTCATGGCGCGTTTGGCTGAGCTTAGTATTAGTCAGGCTCAGCTGACCCAGACCTTGATTGGCATTGTCAGTCAACGGCTGATTCCGCGCTACTGTAGCCTCTGCCAGACCAGTTGCCAGCTAGCCTGTCAACATCACCCGGTTGGGGCTAAGCGCTTGGCCTTGCTAGAGATTCTGTCAGGACAGGCCTTGCGCCAACATCTGACCCAGGAGTTGGCAGAGCCTGCCTATCAGACCCTGAACGACAAGCTGAGAAAGGCGTGGTCCTATGGCTTCATCGATGCGAAGGCCTACCTGCAATTTGAAGTGGTTTGA
- the comGB gene encoding competence type IV pilus assembly protein ComGB, giving the protein MKWFERLNHPKKLPLVQQAYVLSVLADLLGQGFALSTALQFLALLMPKYQALLLKVDAALVEGQSLEKSLAQLGFGTKIVAQLFYASRQNRLQEALLQAAQRLHHARLFRKEMAKQLAYPGMMGLCLVGMLFGMRTFILPQVTSFISQEVYEREWLVRFLIGFFTYLPQLSLVLLAVGLLGLGVGGLLLQKATYLKRYAWLRPMPLLGKWLSWQLTQQVAYELGYFLAGGLSLQQMLQVWMDYPVDPFLAELAHYLMAGCLEGRPLTQQMSQLGLFTRQFPLIIEQGELTSQLSAKCLVYAAKLGRDLQEDMTKKIHFIQPILFVFIGLLVVAMYLVMMLPMLTIQGL; this is encoded by the coding sequence TTGAAGTGGTTTGAGCGGCTCAACCACCCCAAGAAGCTACCCCTAGTCCAACAAGCCTATGTCTTGTCGGTCCTAGCGGATTTGTTGGGCCAGGGCTTTGCCTTAAGCACAGCCCTGCAATTTTTGGCCCTCTTAATGCCTAAGTATCAGGCCTTGCTTCTGAAGGTGGATGCGGCCTTAGTAGAAGGGCAGAGCCTAGAAAAATCCCTGGCCCAATTAGGCTTTGGGACCAAAATCGTAGCTCAACTCTTCTATGCCAGTCGCCAGAATCGCTTGCAGGAAGCCTTGCTTCAAGCAGCTCAGCGCCTGCATCATGCTCGGCTCTTCCGTAAGGAAATGGCCAAGCAATTGGCCTATCCGGGCATGATGGGACTCTGTTTAGTGGGCATGCTATTCGGGATGAGAACCTTTATCTTGCCCCAGGTCACCAGCTTTATTAGCCAGGAGGTATATGAGCGGGAATGGCTAGTCCGCTTCTTAATTGGCTTTTTCACCTATTTGCCCCAACTGTCCTTGGTCTTACTGGCAGTGGGCTTACTAGGTCTGGGGGTAGGGGGACTGCTTCTGCAAAAAGCCACTTACCTCAAGCGCTATGCCTGGCTGAGACCCATGCCGCTTCTAGGCAAGTGGCTGTCCTGGCAGCTGACCCAGCAGGTAGCTTACGAGTTGGGCTACTTTCTGGCAGGCGGCCTATCCCTTCAACAAATGTTGCAGGTCTGGATGGACTATCCAGTCGATCCTTTCCTGGCTGAACTAGCCCATTATCTGATGGCCGGCTGTCTGGAGGGGAGGCCCCTAACCCAGCAGATGAGCCAGCTAGGTCTCTTCACCCGCCAATTCCCTCTCATTATTGAGCAGGGTGAATTGACCAGCCAGCTATCAGCCAAATGCCTGGTCTATGCGGCCAAGCTAGGTCGAGATTTGCAGGAAGACATGACCAAGAAAATCCACTTTATCCAGCCTATTCTCTTTGTTTTCATCGGCTTGCTGGTGGTGGCCATGTACTTGGTTATGATGCTGCCTATGTTGACTATTCAGGGCTTGTAG
- the comGC gene encoding competence type IV pilus major pilin ComGC, translating to MKARVLKGRRKNAFTLIEMLIVLIIVALLMAIIIPNVAGQKERIEKQARQNMAQIIETQVNTYKLAENDSEVTVKELKTAGYLTDKQVEEAKKLLQLDENTTITLPINIPQP from the coding sequence ATGAAAGCAAGGGTGCTGAAGGGTCGGCGGAAGAATGCCTTCACGTTGATCGAAATGTTGATCGTCCTTATTATCGTAGCCCTTCTCATGGCCATTATTATTCCAAACGTGGCTGGTCAGAAGGAAAGAATTGAAAAGCAAGCGCGTCAGAATATGGCGCAAATCATCGAAACCCAAGTCAATACCTATAAATTGGCAGAAAATGATAGCGAGGTAACCGTCAAAGAACTCAAGACTGCTGGCTACTTGACTGATAAGCAGGTAGAGGAAGCCAAGAAGCTCTTGCAGTTGGATGAGAATACGACCATTACCCTGCCAATTAATATTCCTCAACCATGA
- the comGD gene encoding competence type IV pilus minor pilin ComGD, translating to MMSSRPARQAGFSLWESLLVMVILSLVLWCFSSLSMGNFLAEWRCRLFCDQLAQALLVSQTQAISRHQTYRVVFETGGNQVLIEPLGQAQARQAYVLPQDWQLVTFLQFHYFGDGRTEKFKTVTLVNRVTGQRHHIRFQLGSGRFEMD from the coding sequence ATGATGTCAAGTCGACCAGCTCGCCAGGCTGGCTTTAGCCTCTGGGAGTCGCTCTTGGTCATGGTCATTCTCAGCCTCGTCTTGTGGTGCTTTTCCAGTCTGTCCATGGGAAATTTTCTGGCAGAATGGCGCTGCCGTCTATTCTGCGACCAATTAGCCCAGGCCTTACTGGTCAGCCAGACCCAGGCCATTAGTCGCCACCAGACCTATCGGGTGGTCTTCGAGACGGGTGGCAATCAAGTGCTGATTGAGCCCTTGGGTCAGGCCCAGGCGCGACAAGCCTATGTCTTGCCCCAAGATTGGCAGTTGGTTACTTTCTTGCAATTTCATTATTTTGGTGATGGACGCACCGAGAAATTCAAGACCGTGACCTTGGTCAATCGGGTAACAGGCCAAAGGCACCATATTCGTTTTCAGTTGGGGAGTGGACGCTTTGAAATGGATTAG
- the comGF gene encoding competence type IV pilus minor pilin ComGF, which produces MFKRRTRQGFTLVECLFSLLILALLFEAAILTLQSYQRWIKAAETDHGLEWQNFVMVFEAELNHFQVQQVGLDYLDLVDRQDDKKTYRIVLNKQRLYKQPGYQPYLYQVAEWRLAQFGESLRVEVSFTNGQVYQTYFWLRPRQDESGP; this is translated from the coding sequence ATGTTCAAGCGACGGACTAGGCAAGGCTTTACCTTAGTGGAATGTCTCTTTAGCCTCTTAATTTTGGCCTTGCTCTTTGAGGCGGCCATCCTAACCCTGCAGTCCTACCAGCGTTGGATTAAGGCAGCCGAGACCGATCATGGCCTAGAGTGGCAAAACTTCGTCATGGTCTTCGAGGCCGAGCTCAATCACTTTCAAGTCCAGCAAGTAGGTCTGGACTATCTGGACCTGGTGGACAGGCAAGATGACAAGAAGACTTATCGCATTGTTTTGAACAAGCAACGCCTCTATAAGCAACCTGGCTACCAGCCCTATCTCTATCAAGTAGCGGAGTGGCGGCTGGCACAATTTGGAGAGAGTTTGCGAGTGGAGGTGAGCTTCACCAATGGACAAGTCTACCAAACCTACTTTTGGCTCAGGCCAAGGCAAGATGAAAGTGGGCCCTAG
- a CDS encoding VOC family protein, whose protein sequence is MAQTLLHACIRVQDLEATLKFYTQLFDFTVSRESRYPDHGFDLVYLTVPGSDFELELTYNYDHGPYTVGDGFSHLALGVDDLEAVHERCLASGYATTEMKGLPGKPPRYFFVTDPDGYRLEVMRNN, encoded by the coding sequence ATGGCACAAACTTTACTCCATGCTTGCATCCGCGTCCAAGACTTGGAAGCAACCCTTAAATTCTATACTCAACTCTTCGACTTCACCGTGAGCCGCGAAAGCCGCTATCCTGATCACGGCTTCGACTTGGTTTACTTAACGGTTCCAGGTAGCGACTTCGAATTGGAATTGACCTATAACTACGACCACGGTCCATATACAGTCGGCGATGGCTTCAGCCACTTGGCCTTGGGCGTTGATGACTTGGAAGCTGTTCATGAACGTTGCTTGGCTTCAGGCTATGCCACAACTGAAATGAAGGGCTTGCCTGGCAAACCACCACGCTACTTCTTCGTGACAGACCCAGATGGCTACCGTTTGGAAGTTATGCGTAACAACTAA
- a CDS encoding cytidine deaminase: MATYNKESLIERARQLLPKAYAPYSHFPVGAVLLMDDGQIIEGVNVENVSFGATNCAERTAIFTAVTQGYGPKSIQAIAVAGDTEDFLPPCCICRQVLVEFCRPDVPVYLTRRDGQIYETTVSQIVPLAFESLKM; this comes from the coding sequence ATGGCAACATATAACAAAGAAAGCTTGATTGAACGGGCTCGCCAACTCCTGCCTAAGGCTTATGCGCCCTATTCTCATTTTCCGGTTGGGGCGGTCCTTTTAATGGATGATGGCCAAATCATTGAAGGGGTCAATGTTGAGAATGTTTCCTTCGGTGCTACCAACTGCGCGGAGCGGACTGCCATCTTCACGGCTGTCACCCAAGGTTATGGTCCTAAATCCATCCAGGCTATCGCCGTTGCCGGAGATACAGAGGATTTCTTACCGCCTTGCTGCATTTGCCGCCAGGTCCTAGTGGAATTCTGCCGGCCTGACGTGCCCGTCTATCTGACTCGTCGCGACGGCCAAATTTACGAGACCACTGTCAGCCAAATCGTTCCACTCGCTTTCGAATCCTTAAAAATGTAA
- a CDS encoding BglG family transcription antiterminator, producing the protein MLRLLDYETLSYQKLSDQYFVSRSSLSNDFNLIKHFFQKDGASLSFNNSGTFFSGSEIQAQQILKRLMISQDQPFYLDGFDSALYNRVICLLQEYSDSLQQPIPGDNMAQISASICLLIGRAKAGHRIQLLDTNYLEPTRYYPRLWELISRLEAACDLAFSASELGYLVTILLGSGFSQEEGQVQENLKDQIRALIQDVSLIINLDLQDDHKLLEDIAIHMNQLFTRLQANNSLVNPLLADIKSNYHALFQDVKFLLTNEGSRYGLPAACPLISDDEIGFLVLHIQAAIERKFIQKKVVIVSPNGIGVSTYINAKIQRFLPNLHDIQIVSLKQLEKLEVEDISFIISTVPIENLKRPVITISPLCTEEDMRQIMTAYAEVVARQSTLNQYQMMNHGRGLIDAIYKGNFKSQEEALSFLLDQQPDMNQAKKAQVLASILEREAQQSTYLDKGIAIPHANPQLVETSNISVLLLDKAIAWGYDKVDVVVLLLVAKEETSKVGDVMYFIVEGVRNKAWLLKQLENDYGMCE; encoded by the coding sequence ATGTTACGTTTACTAGATTATGAGACCTTAAGTTACCAAAAACTTTCGGATCAATATTTTGTTTCGCGTAGCAGCTTGTCCAATGACTTCAACCTCATTAAACATTTTTTCCAAAAGGATGGCGCCAGTTTGTCCTTTAATAATTCAGGGACTTTTTTTAGTGGTAGTGAGATTCAAGCCCAGCAGATTTTGAAGCGGCTCATGATTAGTCAGGATCAGCCTTTTTATTTAGATGGATTTGACAGCGCTTTATATAATCGGGTAATCTGCTTGCTACAGGAATACAGCGATTCATTGCAGCAGCCCATTCCGGGCGATAATATGGCTCAAATTAGCGCGAGCATTTGTCTCTTAATTGGTCGGGCTAAGGCAGGCCACCGTATACAACTTTTGGACACCAATTACTTGGAGCCAACGCGTTATTACCCTCGTTTGTGGGAGTTGATTAGCCGCCTAGAGGCAGCCTGTGATCTAGCTTTTAGCGCCAGCGAACTAGGTTACCTAGTGACTATTTTGTTAGGCAGCGGTTTTTCTCAGGAGGAGGGTCAGGTTCAAGAAAACTTAAAAGATCAGATTCGTGCGCTTATTCAAGATGTGTCGCTCATTATCAATCTGGATTTACAGGATGACCACAAGTTGCTTGAAGACATTGCCATCCATATGAACCAGCTTTTCACCCGTCTTCAAGCCAACAATAGCCTGGTTAATCCGCTTCTAGCTGATATTAAAAGCAACTATCATGCTCTTTTTCAAGATGTCAAATTCCTCTTAACTAATGAGGGCAGTCGCTATGGCTTGCCAGCTGCATGTCCGCTCATATCCGATGACGAGATTGGTTTTCTAGTCTTGCATATCCAGGCGGCCATTGAGCGCAAATTTATCCAGAAAAAGGTGGTGATTGTTTCTCCTAATGGGATTGGTGTTAGCACCTATATTAATGCCAAGATCCAAAGGTTCTTGCCAAACTTGCACGACATACAAATTGTATCCTTAAAGCAACTGGAGAAATTAGAAGTAGAGGATATTTCCTTTATTATCTCTACAGTTCCCATTGAAAACCTTAAGCGTCCGGTCATTACCATTAGTCCCTTGTGTACGGAAGAAGACATGCGGCAAATAATGACGGCCTATGCCGAAGTGGTAGCCCGACAATCCACCCTCAACCAGTACCAAATGATGAATCATGGTAGGGGACTGATTGATGCGATTTATAAAGGTAACTTCAAGTCGCAAGAAGAAGCACTCAGCTTCTTGTTAGATCAACAGCCGGACATGAACCAGGCCAAAAAGGCCCAAGTGCTAGCCTCTATTCTAGAAAGGGAAGCACAACAATCCACCTATCTGGATAAGGGCATAGCCATCCCTCACGCTAATCCCCAATTAGTTGAGACCAGCAATATTTCGGTCTTACTCTTAGATAAGGCCATTGCCTGGGGTTACGACAAGGTGGATGTAGTGGTCCTGCTTTTGGTAGCAAAAGAAGAAACCTCAAAGGTAGGGGATGTTATGTACTTTATTGTGGAAGGTGTTCGCAATAAAGCTTGGTTACTAAAACAATTGGAGAACGACTATGGAATGTGTGAATGA